The following proteins are co-located in the Sphingobacteriales bacterium genome:
- a CDS encoding GHKL domain-containing protein, protein FNELSRYSYAIYRNNQLISQKGEYFYPTNILLRDAGKKPYHVYKEGDYDHLCYHFHEDTMVILSSPSRNIYSSLALASFLFFISSVLYALLNYLFVILSQYIRQQQGSEVDYFNPLRNISFKAKIQMIIMFSVLIAVIISGYLTIYNLIQNISKTNEKKIQQEIVLIASQLNDYFTENEYFSSELDELVEETSAKFRIDINVFDPEGMLVSSSQMPVYERKILSQMIDPEAYKQLKILRKSVFLHTEQINDKLSFTSAYIVLRDENKNLLGFVNIPYYSRFLTERSEITSLIVNMVNLYVFLLLLILFVSVSISGTFTQPLEVISMHLSELKLGKRNKKIEWSSQDEIGRLISEYNKMVENVEKSAEALSRSERESAWREMAQQVAHEIKNPLTPMKLSLQRLLISWTNNDPELEQRFRKTTEVLINQIDNLSQIATEFSVFARMPEPVMEVLTLETCLNEVVDLYKAVERVEIIVENEAKDIRIYTDPGQLKRAFNNLIKNAIQAIPADRKGRVLIKVIRNASIVLISIADNGLGINRELQDKIFLPSFSTKSSGMGLGLAIVSKIIKSFNGQIWFDTIENEGTTFYISLPVVESFDYQENNPESGLSLQ, encoded by the coding sequence AATTTAATGAACTTAGCAGGTATTCCTATGCGATTTATCGTAACAATCAGTTAATCAGTCAGAAAGGTGAGTATTTTTACCCGACCAATATATTGCTGAGGGATGCCGGGAAAAAGCCTTATCATGTTTACAAGGAAGGTGATTACGATCATCTCTGCTATCATTTCCACGAGGATACCATGGTTATTTTAAGCAGCCCTTCCAGAAATATTTATTCTTCGCTGGCGCTGGCTTCTTTTCTGTTTTTTATCTCTTCTGTGCTTTATGCCTTGCTGAATTATCTTTTTGTCATTTTATCGCAGTATATCAGGCAACAACAGGGAAGTGAAGTGGATTATTTCAATCCTTTGCGAAATATCTCTTTCAAGGCGAAAATACAGATGATTATTATGTTTTCGGTTTTAATAGCCGTCATCATTTCAGGTTATCTGACTATTTATAACCTGATTCAGAACATCTCAAAAACTAATGAGAAAAAGATTCAGCAGGAAATTGTACTGATTGCATCCCAATTAAATGATTATTTTACTGAGAATGAATATTTTAGCAGCGAACTGGATGAGCTGGTTGAAGAAACTTCAGCTAAGTTTCGGATCGATATCAATGTGTTTGATCCGGAAGGTATGCTGGTCAGCTCTTCGCAAATGCCCGTTTATGAAAGAAAAATTCTTTCTCAAATGATTGATCCTGAAGCATATAAACAGTTAAAAATTCTGAGGAAATCGGTGTTTCTGCATACAGAACAAATCAATGATAAGTTAAGTTTTACCTCTGCCTATATTGTATTACGTGATGAGAATAAAAATTTATTAGGCTTTGTAAACATTCCCTATTATTCCCGTTTCCTGACCGAGCGAAGTGAAATTACCTCTCTGATTGTCAACATGGTCAATCTGTATGTGTTTTTGCTGCTTCTGATCCTGTTTGTTTCGGTGAGTATTTCAGGTACATTTACCCAACCACTTGAAGTAATCTCCATGCATCTCAGTGAGTTGAAGCTGGGAAAAAGGAACAAGAAAATCGAATGGAGCAGTCAGGATGAAATCGGAAGGCTGATTTCGGAATATAATAAAATGGTTGAAAATGTTGAGAAAAGTGCAGAGGCTTTAAGCCGTTCCGAAAGGGAATCAGCCTGGCGTGAAATGGCTCAGCAGGTCGCTCATGAGATTAAAAACCCCCTCACCCCCATGAAACTGAGCCTGCAAAGGCTGTTGATTTCCTGGACCAATAATGACCCTGAACTTGAGCAACGTTTTCGTAAAACAACTGAGGTACTGATTAATCAGATAGATAATTTGTCACAAATTGCAACGGAATTTTCCGTATTTGCCCGAATGCCTGAACCGGTAATGGAGGTTCTGACGCTGGAAACCTGTCTGAATGAAGTCGTTGATCTGTATAAGGCTGTGGAAAGAGTCGAAATAATTGTGGAGAATGAAGCGAAGGATATTCGCATTTATACCGACCCCGGACAGTTGAAACGTGCATTTAACAACCTGATTAAGAATGCAATACAGGCTATCCCGGCTGACAGGAAAGGAAGGGTTTTGATTAAGGTGATCAGGAATGCTTCCATCGTTTTAATTTCAATCGCAGACAACGGCTTAGGCATTAACAGGGAACTTCAGGACAAGATATTTTTACCCAGCTTCAGTACAAAAAGCTCAGGCATGGGGCTTGGACTGGCGATTGTTTCTAAAATTATCAAGTCGTTTAACGGACAAATATGGTTTGATACCATTGAAAATGAAGGAACTACCTTTTATATTTCACTGCCTGTTGTCGAAAGTTTTGATTATCAGGAGAATAATCCTGAATCAGGGCTCAGCCTTCAATGA
- a CDS encoding ABC transporter ATP-binding protein: MNLLVQALDIHKSYGMLHVLKGISLHVQKAEIVAITGPSGAGKSTLLHILGSLDPPDSGKVYYNETDVFTLSPNKLSAFRNEHIGFVFQQHHLLPEFSAIENVSIPALIARKNRQHARKRALELLEFLGLANRIHHKPSELSGGELQRVAVARALINNPSVVLADEPSGNLDTANAEELHRLFLSLKKEFGQTFIIVTHNVDLAGMSDRIIRMADGKIIEG, translated from the coding sequence ATGAACCTGCTTGTTCAGGCACTCGACATCCATAAAAGTTATGGGATGCTTCACGTCTTAAAAGGAATTTCCCTTCATGTGCAGAAAGCTGAGATTGTGGCCATTACCGGCCCCAGCGGAGCAGGAAAAAGTACGCTCCTGCACATTCTGGGTTCACTCGACCCACCTGATTCCGGAAAAGTTTATTATAACGAAACAGATGTATTTACCTTATCTCCCAATAAACTTTCTGCCTTTCGCAACGAGCATATAGGTTTTGTCTTTCAGCAACACCATCTGCTTCCGGAATTTTCAGCCATTGAAAATGTCAGTATTCCTGCCCTTATTGCAAGAAAAAACAGACAACACGCCCGAAAACGAGCACTTGAATTACTTGAATTTCTCGGACTTGCAAACCGCATTCACCATAAACCATCAGAGCTTTCAGGCGGAGAGCTTCAACGGGTCGCTGTCGCAAGGGCACTCATCAATAATCCATCGGTAGTCCTGGCTGATGAACCTTCCGGAAATCTTGACACTGCCAATGCTGAAGAGCTTCACAGGTTGTTTTTATCACTGAAAAAAGAATTTGGCCAGACTTTTATCATCGTAACCCACAACGTAGATCTGGCAGGTATGAGCGACAGGATTATCAGAATGGCTGACGGCAAAATCATTGAAGGCTGA
- a CDS encoding lipoprotein signal peptidase translates to MKYLKPLLLILLILVADQILKIWVKNNMYYGQEIHVIGNWFLFHFTENNGIAFGIQFGGVSGKIALTIFRIIAAGAIFYLLLRTIRLNYPNGFNASMGMIFAGATGNIIDSIFYGKIFGYAPFFQGRVVDMFYFPIIQGHYPQWVPFIGGNYFIFFRPVFNLSDAFITIGVLSLLIFYTRWLKKL, encoded by the coding sequence GTGAAATACCTCAAACCTCTTCTGCTTATACTCCTGATACTTGTTGCTGATCAAATCCTGAAAATATGGGTAAAAAACAACATGTATTATGGTCAGGAAATACATGTCATTGGCAACTGGTTCTTGTTTCATTTTACCGAAAACAATGGTATTGCCTTTGGAATACAGTTTGGCGGAGTTAGCGGAAAAATTGCCCTGACTATTTTCAGGATCATAGCTGCAGGTGCTATTTTTTACCTCCTTTTAAGAACCATCCGGCTAAACTATCCAAATGGTTTCAACGCCAGTATGGGGATGATTTTCGCAGGCGCTACCGGAAATATCATTGACTCCATCTTTTATGGAAAAATATTCGGCTATGCCCCGTTTTTTCAGGGACGTGTGGTCGATATGTTTTACTTTCCCATCATTCAGGGGCATTATCCACAATGGGTTCCTTTTATCGGAGGAAATTATTTCATCTTTTTCAGGCCTGTATTTAACCTGTCAGATGCATTTATCACCATAGGTGTATTATCACTGCTCATTTTTTATACACGCTGGCTTAAAAAACTTTAA
- a CDS encoding TraR/DksA family transcriptional regulator, with translation MAEEEKTRYSDEELEEFRQIILAKLEKAREELKFLQESILNPNEHGTDDTYIANKLLDDNSYSFEKEHLSRLAERQRKFIMSLEAALVRIENKTYGICRETGKLIAKERLRAVPHATLSIEAKQKQ, from the coding sequence ATGGCAGAAGAAGAAAAAACCCGATATTCGGATGAGGAACTGGAAGAGTTCAGGCAGATCATCTTAGCGAAACTTGAGAAAGCACGTGAAGAACTGAAGTTTCTGCAGGAGTCCATTTTAAATCCCAATGAACATGGAACAGACGACACCTATATCGCCAATAAACTACTGGACGACAACAGTTATTCCTTTGAAAAAGAACATCTGAGCAGGCTAGCCGAAAGGCAACGCAAATTTATCATGAGCCTTGAAGCTGCACTGGTAAGAATAGAAAACAAGACGTACGGTATTTGTCGCGAAACCGGTAAACTTATTGCCAAGGAACGCCTGCGTGCTGTTCCTCACGCCACCCTGAGTATTGAAGCCAAACAAAAACAATAA